The following coding sequences lie in one Fusarium poae strain DAOMC 252244 chromosome 1, whole genome shotgun sequence genomic window:
- the CWC27 gene encoding Peptidyl-prolyl isomerase cwc27 (BUSCO:24592at5125), producing MSAIYNLEPQPTASVIIHTTRGELSVELFAKQAPLTCRNFLQLALDGYYDNTMFHRLVPGFILQGGDPTGTGNGGESIYDGGAFSGDLDPWPMDQRMGKNAGPTGINFKDEFHSRLKFNRRGLLGSANESRPDTNGSQFFFTLDTAEELNGKNTMFGRIADDTVYNLAKMGEGEVDEATERPTYPVKIERIEILVNPFEDMKKRSRVAVIAPSKTATTKDKKKKRKGGKQLLSFGDDEGDDDMPVLKKKKFDPRIVMEAPEEAPERDEVRSKPAKAKKERASEKIVPIVEEDKDKDSDQATRREPPKEVRQKSAPPVNMEIKDESPEPEAPRKTALERANEEMAALKASMRRTIHSEEPAKEKKKSALESMIPETSIRGRKRRPGAVNTSAAEDAKALRTLKAFQSRLEKAPPEKETESAARETTKERGDAQAGDEEAELCDLHFIANCQSCTSWDKQEKDESDDEGWMSHALSFAADKLGKDLSNRRKAEEELVVIDPREKARTLKDEKKAARDARQGNSGRAWDQARDAARNAKMAQAASLAGRGAK from the coding sequence ATGTCAGCGATCTATAACCTCGAACCGCAACCTACAGCGTCAGTCATCATCCACACCACCCGAGGCGAACTCTCGGTCGAGTTGTTCGCCAAACAAGCGCCGTTGACATGTCGCAACTTCTTACAACTAGCCCTTGATGGCTACTACGATAACACTATGTTCCATCGATTGGTCCCTGGCTTCATTCTACAAGGAGGTGATCCCACGGGTACTGGCAACGGCGGAGAGTCGATATATGATGGAGGCGCATTCAGTGGCGATCTGGACCCTTGGCCTATGGACCAGCGCATGGGCAAGAACGCAGGACCAACAGGAATCAATTTCAAGGATGAGTTCCATTCGCGTCTCAAATTCAATCGCCGAGGTCTGCTGGGTTCCGCAAACGAATCGCGTCCGGATACAAACGGCAGTCAGTTCTTCTTCACTCTCGACACAGCCGAGGAATTGAATGGAAAGAACACCATGTTTGGACGAATCGCTGACGATACGGTCTACAATTTGGCGAAAATGGGCGAAGGCGAAGTGGATGAAGCTACAGAACGCCCAACCTACCCGGTCAAGATCGAGCGCATAGAAATACTGGTTAATCCTTTCGAAGATATGAAGAAGCGATCTCGAGTTGCTGTCATCGCGCCGTCCAAAACGGCCACAaccaaagacaagaagaaaaagcgaAAAGGAGGCAAACAACTACTGAGCTTTGGCGACGACGAAGGTGACGATGACATGCCTgtgctgaagaagaagaaatttGATCCCAGGATCGTTATGGAAGCTCCGGAGGAAGCTCCGGAGCGAGACGAGGTTCGCAGCAAACCAgcaaaggccaagaaggaacGAGCATCGGAAAAGATAGTGCCAATCGTTGAAGAAGACAAAGATAAGGATTCGGATCAGGCCACCCGCCGTGAGCCACCCAAGGAGGTTCGGCAAAAGTCTGCCCCACCTGTCAATATGGAGATCAAGGACGAATCACCCGAGCCGGAGGCCCCCCGAAAGACAGCACTGGAGCGAGCCAATGAAGAGATGGCGGCGCTCAAGGCATCAATGCGACGGACGATACACTCAGAAGAACCTgcgaaggaaaagaagaagtctGCGCTAGAATCTATGATCCCCGAAACATCAATCAGGGGACGAAAACGAAGGCCAGGGGCTGTTAATACTTCAGCAGCGGAAGACGCCAAAGCGCTTCGAACGCTTAAAGCCTTCCAGTCAAGACTGGAGAAGGCACCTCCAGAGAAAGAGACTGAATCAGCGGCCCGTGAAACTACCAAGGAAAGGGGAGACGCGCAAGCTGGGGACGAGGAAGCTGAGTTGTGTGATCTGCACTTTATCGCAAATTGCCAAAGCTGCACGTCATGGGATAAGCAAGAGAAGGACGAGAGTGACGACGAGGGTTGGATGTCGCATGCTCTCAGCTTTGCGGCGGATAAGCTGGGTAAGGACCTAAGCAACCGTAgaaaggcggaggaggaacTCGTTGTGATTGATCCGCGCGAGAAGGCTCGGACtctcaaggatgagaagaaggcagCCAGGGATGCACGACAAGGAAACTCGGGTCGAGCGTGGGATCAAGCACGAGATGCAGCAAGGAACGCCAAGATGGCACAAGCCGCCTCGCTTGCAGGACGCGGAGCAAAATGA